The following proteins come from a genomic window of Musa acuminata AAA Group cultivar baxijiao chromosome BXJ1-7, Cavendish_Baxijiao_AAA, whole genome shotgun sequence:
- the LOC135678360 gene encoding protein LEAD-SENSITIVE 1-like, giving the protein MGVLSNKIEREQLKPGDHIYSWRSAYIYAHHGIYAGDSMVIHFTRAAGQEVGTGTILDQFIFSSSPSNTGAVCERCGDQSRLHGVIISCLDCFLSGGNLYEFRYSVTPAFFISKARGGTCTLAASDPSDVVLHRARYLLDNNGFGMYSIFKNNCEDFAIYSKTGLLVETTFSVGRSGQISSLTAALTAVASSPLRFLTTSPGGLIAVASSMYCIGRIVSDIGIRRDVNKIPVESLVAQLGRGEPEAVTATVPAG; this is encoded by the exons ATGGGGGTTTTGTCCAACAAGATCGAAAGGGAGCAGCTGAAGCCCGGGGATCACATTTATTCCTGGCGATCCGCTTACATCTACGCTCATCACG GGATATATGCGGGAGACAGCATGGTCATTCACTTCACAAGGGCAGCAGGCCAAGAAGTTGGAACAGGAACAATATTAGACCAATTTATCTTCAGCTCCTCTCCATCGAATACAGGAGCCGTATGTGAAAGGTGTGGTGATCAGAGCAGGCTGCATGGAGTAATCATTTCCTGCCTTGATTGCTTTCTTTCTGGAGGCAATCTCTACGAATTCCGCTACTCGGTCACCCCAGCCTTTTTCATCTCTAAAGCTCGAGGTGGAACCTGCACGCTTGCAGCTTCGGATCCCTCTGATGTTGTCCTCCATCGAGCAAGATATCTCCTTGATAATAATGGGTTTGGCATGTACAGCATATTTAAGAACAACTGCGAGGACTTTGCTATCTATTCCAAAACAGGTTTGCTTGTGGAAACAACATTCAGCGTTGGACGCAGCGGACAGATATCGTCCCTGACCGCCGCACTAACTGCTGTTGCGTCCTCCCCTCTTCGCTTCCTGACAACAAGCCCCGGTGGGTTGATAGCGGTAGCCAGTAGCATGTATTGCATCGGTCGTATTGTTTCCGATATTGGAATCAGGCGGGATGTCAATAAGATCCCCGTGGAATCCCTGGTTGCACAATTGGGCAGAGGTGAGCCTGAAGCAGTCACTGCCACCGTACCTGCCGGCTAG
- the LOC135679863 gene encoding NAC domain-containing protein 43-like encodes MSVNGRPRVPPGFRFHPTEEELLCYYLRKKVTSEEIELDVIRDVDLNKLEPWDIQEKCGVNGAAQQSEWYFFSHKDRKYPTGTRTNRATAAGFWKATGRDKVIYSNARRIGMRKTLVFYKGRAPRGQKSDWIMHEYRLDDHSHLIPRSDMCAAVSIGEATNQEDGWVVCRVFKKKKNYHHRKAIDDSKSSVKTQLLRPGGGDDALDQILQYMSRSYTRESQGTSDNAADSASNLRPIETVFGCGLQEMFMKLPPLDSPTTLGSPPRNLPPDRSSDDHASHRSPAAIHAGVGDWAAFDQLLASQLGGPRHPSPSSATPHADDYRHGGDGDLWSLTAAAASPLLDRISPVSL; translated from the exons ATGTCGGTGAATGGGCGGCCCCGTGTGCCTCCGGGCTTCCGCTTTCATCCCACCGAGGAAGAGCTGCTCTGCTACTACCTGAGGAAGAAGGTGACGTCGGAGGAGATCGAACTGGACGTCATCCGCGACGTTGATCTCAACAAGCTGGAGCCGTGGGACATACAAG AGAAGTGCGGGGTTAATGGCGCAGCTCAGCAGAgcgagtggtacttcttcagccaCAAGGACCGCAAGTACCCGACTGGCACGCGCACCAACCGAGCCACGGCGGCCGGATTCTGGAAGGCCACCGGCCGTGACAAGGTGATCTACTCCAACGCCCGACGAATCGGCATGAGGAAGACGCTGGTGTTCTACAAAGGTCGCGCTCCACGCGGCCAGAAGTCGGATTGGATCATGCACGAGTATAGGCTGGATGACCATTCCCACCTCATCCCCCGATCCGAC ATGTGTGCTGCCGTGTCGATTGGAGAAGCGACGAACCAAGAAGATGGGTGGGTGGTCTGCcgagtgttcaagaagaagaagaactaccACCACCGCAAGGCCATCGACGACTCTAAGAGTTCTGTCAAGACCCAGTTGCTGCGCCCGGGCGGCGGCGACGACGCATTGGATCAGATCCTTCAATACATGAGCAGATCATACACGCGAGAAAGCCAAGGGACGAGCGACAACGCCGCCGACAGCGCTAGCAATCTTAGGCCGATCGAGACCGTCTTCGGTTGTGGCCTGCAAGAGATGTTCATGAAGCTTCCGCCTCTCGACAGCCCGACGACCCTCGGATCACCCCCAAGGAACCTCCCTCCTGATCGCTCCTCCGACGACCACGCAAGCCACAGGTCGCCGGCTGCGATCCATGCAGGCGTCGGCGACTGGGCTGCCTTCGAccagctgctcgcctcccagctcgGTGGCCCTCGCCACCCATCTCCCTCGTCCGCAACACCGCACGCTGATGATTACCGACACGGCGGGGACGGCGACCTCTGGAGcctgacggcggcggcggcgtcacCGCTGCTTGACCGCATCAGCCCCGTCTCTCTATAG
- the LOC135678359 gene encoding protein CANDIDATE G-PROTEIN COUPLED RECEPTOR 7-like yields the protein MSQAKKRKLPLSLSAPFPLTQTKPIDRRRNRDLRRVGRERERERGKVVVMAAKGLSRSLLVRGFGLALIIVSAWIGGARAEIREMEVRSDARSIIPFDKFGFTRAGGLELNVTGIAFFPEAESPDLSQLGFFLSTWDAWLQVLRQLQDHDITCALQSDLVRLVYSFDGLVPPPNPSGVGVARSSTFRFRLNLTDQPGQFTLVFANCLPPLRVSMSVRSAMFNLPDPSHRAYLSAGAAVLPLVYFILFLTYSALAAAWAAVLLRRRRAAFRIHYFMLAVVVLKAFNLLCEAEDKSYIERTGSAHGWDVLFYIFSFLKGISLFTLIVLIGTGWSFLKPYLQDREKKVLMVVIPLQVVSNVAQVAIDESGPYARDWVTWKQVFLLVDVICCCAVLFPIVWSIKNLREAARTDGKAAVNLMKLTLFRQYYIVVICYIYFTRVVVYALTTITSYRYLWTSVVAGELATLAFYVFTGYRFRPEARNPYFAIDDDEEEAAAEALKLDDEFEL from the coding sequence ATGTCGCAAGCAAAGAAGAGGaaacttcctctctctctctctgcccccTTTCCATTGACCCAAACCAAACCCATTGATCGAAGAAGAAATCGAGACCTAAGGAGagtcgggagagagagagagagagagaggggaaaagTGGTAGTCATGGCGGCGAAGGGGTTGTCGAGATCTCTTCTTGTTCGGGGATTTGGATTGGCGTTGATCATCGTGTCGGCGTGGATTGGGGGGGCGAGGGCGGAGATCCGGGAAATGGAGGTGCGATCGGACGCGCGGTCCATCATCCCCTTCGACAAGTTTGGGTTCACCCGGGCCGGCGGCCTAGAACTCAACGTCACCGGTATCGCCTTCTTCCCGGAGGCGGAGTCGCCGGACCTGTCGCAGCTGGGCTTCTTTCTATCTACCTGGGACGCATGGCTACAGGTCCTCCGCCAGCTGCAGGATCATGACATCACCTGCGCCCTCCAGTCCGACCTCGTCCGCCTCGTCTACTCCTTCGACGGCCTCGTCCCCCCGCCCAACCCCTCCGGCGTCGGCGTCGCCCGCTCCTCCACCTTCCGCTTTCGCTTAAACCTCACCGATCAGCCCGGACAGTTCACCCTCGTCTTCGCCAACTGCCTCCCCCCGCTCCGCGTCTCCATGTCCGTCCGCTCCGCCATGTTCAACCTTCCCGACCCCTCCCATCGCGCCTACCTCTCCGCCGGCGCGGCTGTCCTGCCTCTTGTCTACTTCATCCTCTTCCTCACCTACTCCGCCCTCGCCGCCGCCTGGGCCGCCGTCCTTCTCCGCAGGCGCCGCGCCGCCTTCCGCATCCACTACTTCATGCTCGCCGTCGTCGTCCTCAAGGCGTTCAACCTCCTCTGCGAGGCCGAGGACAAGTCCTACATCGAACGCACCGGATCCGCCCACGGCTGGGACGTCCTCTTCTACATCTTCAGCTTCCTGAAGGGCATCTCCCTCTTCACCCTCATCGTCCTCATCGGCACCGGCTGGTCCTTCCTCAAGCCCTACCTCCAGGACCGCGAGAAGAAGGTGCTCATGGTCGTCATACCCCTCCAGGTCGTCTCCAACGTTGCTCAGGTCGCCATCGACGAGTCCGGACCCTACGCCCGCGACTGGGTCACATGGAAGCAGGTCTTTCTCCTCGTCGATGTCATCTGCTGCTGCGCCGTCCTCTTTCCCATCGTCTGGTCCATCAAGAACCTCCGGGAGGCCGCCAGGACCGACGGCAAGGCCGCCGTCAACCTCATGAAGCTCACTCTTTTCCGCCAGTACTACATCGTGGTCATCTGCTACATCTACTTCACCAGGGTGGTAGTCTACGCCCTCACCACCATCACCTCCTACCGCTACTTGTGGACCAGCGTGGTCGCCGGGGAGCTTGCCACCCTGGCTTTTTATGTCTTCACTGGGTACAGGTTCAGGCCTGAGGCACGCAACCCCTACTTTGCcatcgatgatgatgaggaggaggcaGCCGCGGAGGCTCTCAAACTCGATGATGAGTTTGAATTGTGA